Proteins encoded by one window of Tunturibacter psychrotolerans:
- a CDS encoding winged helix-turn-helix domain-containing tetratricopeptide repeat protein → MTVSVYKFGDFRLDCDRFELYRAGRSLKLERKPLELLVLLAARNGNLVTRTEIAEHLWGREVFVDTEHGINTAIRKIREVLNDDPVQSRFIQTVTGKGYRFIGSIVEASDEAVTSTTQHTDQTSTTRNRRVGDINPPPPSTGAVAIQDPPLGNEAPPPEALMSPSKDDPPPPRGSRLLIWLFALTGLALLILAVTLGTRALRNRNHLTAPRITSLAVLPLDNLSGDPAQNYFADGMTDELTTMLAKNSTLRIVSRTSAMQYKGAHRPLPEIARELGVDGILEGSISRSGDKVHMTIQLIQAPTDTHLWAESYDRNANDIVTLPNEAAQAIAKRLGGATPQPASARYVNPDAHDAYLRGRYIWFQGDNEAAGKYFRKAIELQPDYAPGWAGLATYYGQGAFYNLDPRVAIPQAIEAANKAVALDPSLPWAHLALGANMFFNWNWPQAEQEIERAIELNPDFAEPYHFRAKVWSALGRHSEAIESEKKAMELDPFERPFAMALALEDARLYDAAIDDIHSRLEATPQDLSLHWMLCDTYRRKGDLKKAAEEWEKSLQLTGNKEEAENIRRTYEKGGYQALLLQQLANFKKQSATQYVSPMEFALQYAQLGRRDETLASLEEARQQRAPFLLWIQNDPAYDFLHSDERYRAIIKAIGLPPKY, encoded by the coding sequence GTGACCGTCTCGGTCTATAAGTTCGGTGACTTCCGACTGGATTGCGACCGCTTCGAGCTGTACCGGGCCGGGCGCAGTCTGAAGCTGGAACGGAAGCCGTTGGAGCTGCTCGTCCTTTTAGCAGCGCGAAACGGCAATCTCGTCACCAGAACCGAGATCGCCGAGCATCTCTGGGGCCGCGAAGTCTTCGTCGACACCGAGCACGGAATCAACACCGCCATCCGCAAAATCCGCGAAGTCCTGAACGACGATCCCGTGCAGTCACGTTTTATCCAGACCGTCACCGGCAAGGGCTACCGGTTCATCGGATCCATCGTCGAGGCCTCCGACGAAGCCGTCACCTCGACCACGCAACACACCGACCAAACCTCGACCACCAGAAATCGAAGAGTGGGTGACATCAACCCGCCTCCGCCGTCAACCGGCGCAGTCGCCATACAAGACCCTCCACTAGGCAATGAAGCCCCCCCGCCTGAAGCGTTAATGTCTCCCAGCAAAGACGACCCGCCACCACCCCGCGGCTCACGTCTTCTCATCTGGCTCTTCGCGTTAACCGGTCTCGCCCTTCTCATCCTCGCGGTTACTCTCGGCACACGCGCCCTGCGAAACCGGAACCACCTAACAGCGCCCAGGATCACCTCCCTCGCAGTCCTCCCTCTCGATAACCTCTCCGGCGACCCCGCCCAGAACTACTTCGCCGACGGCATGACCGACGAGCTCACCACCATGCTCGCCAAAAACTCCACCCTCCGCATCGTCTCCCGAACCTCCGCCATGCAGTACAAGGGAGCCCATCGCCCCCTCCCGGAGATAGCCCGTGAACTCGGCGTCGACGGCATCCTCGAGGGCTCCATCTCCCGCTCCGGCGACAAGGTCCACATGACCATCCAGCTCATCCAGGCCCCAACCGACACGCACCTATGGGCTGAGAGCTACGACCGCAACGCAAACGACATCGTCACGCTCCCTAATGAAGCCGCACAAGCAATCGCAAAACGGCTCGGCGGCGCCACTCCTCAACCCGCTTCCGCTCGATATGTAAATCCTGATGCCCACGACGCTTACCTCCGCGGGCGCTATATCTGGTTTCAGGGCGACAACGAAGCAGCAGGCAAATACTTCCGAAAAGCCATCGAACTGCAACCGGACTACGCACCCGGCTGGGCTGGCCTTGCCACCTACTACGGTCAAGGCGCCTTCTACAACCTCGACCCAAGAGTCGCCATTCCGCAGGCAATCGAAGCAGCCAACAAAGCAGTTGCACTCGATCCCTCGCTTCCCTGGGCGCACCTCGCACTTGGCGCGAACATGTTCTTTAATTGGAATTGGCCGCAGGCAGAGCAGGAGATCGAACGCGCGATTGAACTCAATCCCGACTTTGCCGAGCCCTATCACTTCCGCGCAAAGGTATGGAGTGCACTTGGCCGCCATAGCGAAGCCATCGAATCGGAAAAAAAAGCCATGGAACTGGACCCATTTGAGCGACCCTTCGCTATGGCTCTGGCCCTCGAAGACGCGCGACTGTACGACGCTGCCATCGACGACATTCATTCACGATTGGAAGCAACACCTCAGGATCTAAGCCTTCACTGGATGCTCTGCGACACCTACCGACGGAAAGGTGACCTGAAGAAGGCGGCAGAGGAGTGGGAAAAATCATTGCAGTTGACAGGTAATAAAGAGGAGGCCGAGAACATCCGGCGTACGTATGAGAAGGGCGGCTATCAGGCTCTACTCCTGCAACAGTTGGCCAACTTCAAAAAGCAGTCTGCAACACAATACGTCTCGCCTATGGAGTTTGCCCTTCAATACGCCCAGCTCGGCCGCCGCGATGAGACGCTCGCCTCGTTGGAGGAGGCGCGACAACAACGTGCCCCCTTCCTCCTCTGGATCCAGAACGATCCGGCCTACGACTTCCTCCACTCCGACGAGCGCTATCGCGCCATCATCAAAGCAATCGGCCTCCCGCCAAAATACTGA
- the polX gene encoding DNA polymerase/3'-5' exonuclease PolX gives MDNISIARLLDETASLLEIDSADPFRIRSYRRAAEAVEQQTTQLATIADDPKQLLAIAGIGKGMLANIQALLTTGTMPLREELLQKYKPTMLELLRLPGMGPKTVALVWSSCQVCDIDGLEAAAKAGHLTKLPRMGEKFVTKLLKGIEDHRKNSSRFRIDKAQQHADTISDLICAFPGIDEITPAGSLRRGRETVGDLDLLVTGPACEPDVVSAAVEHVAALPLIDKLIAKGQNKVSFTLRNNLQVDVRLLPRASYGAALQYFTGSKMHNVALRQRAIKRGLTLSEYALLRLEDNVIVAAASEAEIYNALDLDYIPPELRENGGELEAAANHTLPQLITRADIRGDLHMHTEATDGRDTIRQMAEAALARGLSYIAITDHSKNLAMTNGLDDTRALAHIKRIREVDAEMEGKIRILPGIEVDILAEGALDLDDSTLAQMDIVVASVHSHFNQPTEEMTTRVLRALENPHVRILGHPTGRKVLGREPYAINVDAVLKQAAKLGVAVEHNASPARADLNDLHLRLAKQHGCKIVINTDAHATEELDQMRYGITQLRRAWLTPADILNTQPTAETLLKQLRPKP, from the coding sequence ATGGACAATATCTCGATCGCCCGCCTCCTCGACGAAACCGCCTCCCTCCTTGAAATCGACTCCGCCGACCCTTTCCGTATCCGCTCCTACCGCCGCGCCGCCGAAGCCGTCGAGCAGCAAACCACACAGCTCGCCACCATCGCAGATGACCCAAAGCAGCTCCTGGCCATCGCCGGAATCGGCAAGGGCATGCTGGCAAACATCCAGGCCCTCCTTACCACCGGAACCATGCCACTCCGCGAAGAGCTTCTGCAAAAATACAAGCCCACCATGCTCGAACTCCTTCGCCTCCCCGGCATGGGCCCCAAAACCGTCGCTCTCGTCTGGTCGTCCTGCCAGGTGTGTGACATTGACGGCCTCGAAGCCGCCGCCAAGGCCGGTCACCTCACCAAGCTCCCCCGCATGGGAGAAAAATTCGTCACCAAGCTCCTCAAAGGCATCGAGGACCACCGCAAGAACTCCAGCCGCTTCCGCATCGACAAAGCCCAACAGCACGCCGACACCATCTCCGACCTCATCTGCGCCTTCCCCGGCATCGACGAAATCACCCCCGCCGGCTCCCTCCGCCGCGGCCGAGAGACTGTCGGCGACCTCGACCTCCTCGTCACCGGCCCCGCCTGCGAACCCGACGTCGTCTCTGCAGCCGTCGAGCACGTAGCCGCGCTCCCCCTCATCGACAAGCTCATAGCCAAAGGTCAAAACAAAGTCTCCTTCACCCTCCGCAACAACCTCCAGGTCGACGTCCGCCTCCTCCCCCGCGCCAGCTACGGAGCCGCCCTCCAATACTTCACCGGCAGCAAGATGCACAACGTAGCCCTCCGCCAGCGCGCCATCAAACGCGGCCTCACCCTTAGCGAGTACGCGCTCCTCCGCCTCGAAGACAACGTCATCGTAGCCGCCGCCAGCGAAGCCGAAATATACAACGCCCTCGACCTCGACTACATCCCACCCGAACTTCGCGAAAACGGCGGCGAACTCGAGGCCGCCGCAAACCACACCCTCCCTCAACTCATCACACGAGCCGACATCCGCGGCGACCTCCACATGCACACCGAAGCCACCGACGGCCGCGACACCATCCGTCAGATGGCCGAAGCCGCCCTCGCCCGCGGCCTCTCCTACATCGCCATCACTGACCACAGCAAAAACCTCGCCATGACCAACGGCCTCGACGACACCCGCGCCCTCGCCCACATCAAGCGCATCCGCGAAGTAGACGCTGAAATGGAAGGCAAGATCCGCATCCTCCCCGGCATCGAAGTGGACATCCTTGCCGAAGGCGCTCTCGACCTCGACGACTCCACCCTCGCCCAAATGGACATCGTCGTAGCCAGCGTCCACTCACACTTCAACCAGCCCACCGAAGAGATGACCACCCGCGTCCTCCGCGCCCTCGAGAACCCACACGTCCGCATCCTCGGCCACCCCACCGGCCGCAAAGTTCTGGGACGCGAACCCTACGCCATCAACGTCGACGCCGTCCTCAAACAAGCCGCGAAACTAGGCGTAGCAGTCGAGCACAACGCCAGCCCCGCACGCGCCGACCTCAACGACCTCCACCTCCGCCTCGCCAAACAACACGGCTGCAAGATTGTCATCAACACCGACGCCCACGCCACAGAAGAACTCGACCAGATGCGCTACGGCATCACCCAACTACGCCGCGCCTGGCTCACCCCCGCCGACATCCTCAACACCCAACCCACCGCCGAAACCCTCCTCAAGCAACTTCGGCCGAAGCCCTGA
- a CDS encoding cold-shock protein, which produces MAQYKGTVKWFNNAKGYGFLGRDGGADVFVHYSSIQREGYKSLKEGDEVEFDIIQGSKGPQADQVARLKEATQAQ; this is translated from the coding sequence GTGGCACAATACAAAGGTACGGTTAAGTGGTTCAACAACGCTAAAGGCTACGGTTTCCTGGGCCGCGACGGTGGGGCCGATGTCTTCGTCCATTACAGTTCCATCCAACGCGAAGGCTACAAGAGCCTCAAAGAAGGTGATGAAGTAGAGTTCGACATCATCCAAGGAAGTAAAGGTCCTCAAGCAGATCAGGTTGCTCGTCTCAAAGAAGCAACTCAGGCTCAGTAG
- a CDS encoding NUDIX hydrolase codes for MAAKRKQIAKPSALQTQAPKPLTATTIKPTSKFAKPRLISSKLSYKGKVFSVFTDKLEEPGGFVNTRDVIRHNGSVVILAIDESKNPADPEIILIRQYRHAAGQFLIELPAGRVDAGEATLAAAKREMIEETGYRAKRWTLLTKYFASPGFLGEWMQIYLARDLREGTATPEPDENIEIFRLPLSEALVLIAANKIHDGKTLIGLMLYDSARRAGHL; via the coding sequence ATGGCCGCAAAAAGAAAGCAGATCGCCAAACCCAGCGCCCTCCAGACCCAAGCCCCGAAACCACTGACTGCAACCACCATCAAACCGACCTCGAAGTTCGCCAAGCCCAGACTCATCTCCTCGAAACTCTCCTACAAGGGCAAAGTCTTCTCTGTCTTCACCGATAAGCTCGAAGAGCCCGGCGGCTTCGTCAACACTCGCGACGTCATCCGCCACAACGGCTCCGTCGTCATCCTCGCCATCGACGAGTCAAAGAACCCCGCCGACCCCGAGATCATCCTTATCCGTCAGTACCGCCACGCCGCCGGCCAATTTCTCATCGAGCTGCCCGCCGGACGCGTCGACGCCGGCGAAGCCACCCTCGCCGCCGCCAAACGCGAGATGATCGAAGAGACCGGCTACCGCGCCAAACGCTGGACCCTCCTCACCAAGTATTTCGCCAGCCCCGGCTTCCTCGGGGAATGGATGCAGATCTACCTCGCCCGGGACCTCCGCGAAGGTACCGCCACGCCCGAGCCCGACGAAAACATCGAGATCTTCCGCCTCCCCCTCTCCGAAGCCCTCGTCCTCATCGCCGCCAACAAGATCCACGACGGCAAAACCCTCATCGGCCTCATGCTCTACGACTCGGCCCGCCGCGCCGGTCATCTCTAA
- the bshC gene encoding bacillithiol biosynthesis cysteine-adding enzyme BshC: MSVECFPITVLPHVSRIYSDYLAMAESAGDSAVRRWFGAEPFAGKWIRSGEPVKDAGALADLLEKQAIEFGAGDAVKANIAKLRAGARAVVTGQQVMLFGGPLLTILKAATAVARAKEATRATGVEHVPVFWMATEDHDLEEVDQVSLLTKTSVEKLSMGVKFPHHAVPAGGVVLEGHIDGLLEQASELLGYAPVCDLLRECYGVQSGSDHGPTLGRAFGRLMTRLFEEQGLIVMDAAGRGFHALGAETLRYAIEHAAELEEALLKRTKELESGGYHAQVLVNEGASLLFLLSDPQGIGVWDREALRRTADGMWKAGGRSYSTAELIAILETAPERLSPNALLRPVFQDTLLPTAAYVGGPAEIAYFAQSAVLYEAILGRITPVLPRLSATLLEPAIATVMDKDEVHLPDAMTTAEALAQRLGARAMPIEGKRKLAAVGNAMEKELSALTDYLGGMDASLGRAAEVSGSKMRYQMSRLRRMAATFELQKEASLRKHAEAIVLNVFPGEHPQERVVAGVWYVARYGDGLVEKLVGVAGNQCPGHVVVRL, from the coding sequence ATGAGTGTTGAGTGTTTTCCGATCACGGTGTTGCCGCATGTGTCGCGTATTTACAGCGACTATCTTGCGATGGCGGAGAGCGCGGGTGATTCGGCGGTGCGTCGGTGGTTTGGGGCTGAGCCATTTGCCGGGAAGTGGATCAGAAGCGGCGAGCCGGTGAAGGATGCCGGAGCGCTGGCGGATTTGCTGGAGAAGCAGGCGATTGAATTTGGTGCGGGGGATGCGGTCAAGGCAAATATTGCGAAGCTGAGAGCCGGGGCAAGGGCGGTGGTGACGGGGCAGCAGGTGATGCTGTTTGGGGGGCCGCTGTTGACGATCCTGAAGGCGGCGACGGCGGTGGCGCGCGCGAAAGAGGCGACCAGGGCTACGGGCGTCGAGCATGTGCCGGTGTTCTGGATGGCGACGGAGGATCATGATCTGGAAGAGGTGGACCAGGTTTCGCTGCTGACGAAGACTTCGGTGGAGAAGCTCTCGATGGGTGTGAAGTTTCCTCATCATGCCGTTCCTGCCGGTGGCGTGGTGCTTGAGGGGCATATCGATGGATTGTTGGAGCAGGCGAGTGAGTTGCTGGGGTATGCGCCTGTCTGCGATCTGCTTCGCGAGTGTTATGGGGTTCAGTCGGGGAGTGATCACGGGCCTACTTTGGGGAGGGCTTTCGGACGGCTGATGACTCGGCTGTTTGAAGAGCAGGGATTGATTGTGATGGATGCTGCGGGCCGGGGTTTTCACGCTCTCGGTGCGGAGACACTTCGATATGCGATCGAACATGCGGCAGAACTTGAAGAGGCTTTACTGAAGCGGACGAAGGAGCTTGAGTCTGGTGGGTATCACGCTCAGGTCCTGGTGAATGAGGGAGCTTCACTGCTGTTTCTTTTGAGTGATCCGCAAGGGATTGGAGTGTGGGATCGTGAGGCGTTGCGGCGGACGGCGGATGGGATGTGGAAGGCTGGAGGGCGGAGCTATTCGACTGCGGAACTGATTGCGATTCTGGAGACGGCGCCGGAGCGACTGAGTCCGAATGCGCTGCTGCGGCCGGTGTTTCAGGATACGTTGCTGCCGACCGCGGCTTATGTGGGTGGGCCGGCTGAGATTGCTTATTTTGCGCAGAGTGCGGTTTTGTATGAGGCGATATTGGGGCGGATTACGCCGGTGCTGCCGAGGTTGAGTGCGACGTTGCTTGAGCCGGCGATTGCGACTGTGATGGATAAGGACGAGGTGCATCTACCGGATGCGATGACGACGGCGGAGGCGCTGGCGCAGAGGCTGGGGGCTCGTGCGATGCCGATTGAAGGGAAGCGCAAGCTGGCGGCTGTCGGGAATGCGATGGAGAAGGAGTTGAGTGCGCTGACCGATTATCTGGGTGGGATGGATGCGTCGCTGGGGCGGGCGGCGGAGGTTTCGGGTTCGAAGATGCGGTATCAAATGAGTCGGCTGCGGCGGATGGCGGCTACGTTTGAACTGCAGAAGGAAGCCAGTCTGCGGAAGCATGCAGAGGCGATCGTGTTGAATGTATTCCCCGGGGAGCATCCGCAGGAGCGCGTGGTGGCGGGGGTTTGGTATGTGGCGCGGTATGGGGATGGGCTGGTGGAGAAACTGGTTGGGGTGGCGGGGAATCAATGTCCGGGGCATGTGGTGGTGCGGTTGTAG
- a CDS encoding acid phosphatase encodes MQIKTFGMFLLPVLCLTIATQSKGQSASQAPASVPASVATAPSTPSQTKSYGLISVPEIMPGILAGYLPPTTLPNSLALVPPAPAPGTAVYALDEAVSKANLTLQGSPRWQQATSDADLSFPHVAETFSCSMGIPITEADTPHLYILLRRSFTDAALSTYAAKNHYNRTRPFMENTHPTCSPHDEAFLRKDGSYPSGHTTIGWAWALILTEIAPTQTDAILARGRSFGDSRLVCNVHWQSDVNEGRIMGASTVARLHADPAFLADLDAAKADYEIAHAKELKPTRDCTAEAAALATPLATETTPTVH; translated from the coding sequence TTGCAGATCAAAACTTTCGGTATGTTCCTGCTTCCAGTCCTTTGCCTCACGATCGCAACCCAATCCAAGGGACAGAGTGCCTCCCAAGCCCCGGCGTCGGTTCCTGCTTCAGTCGCCACGGCACCTTCAACTCCCTCGCAGACAAAATCCTATGGACTGATCTCGGTGCCGGAGATCATGCCCGGCATCCTTGCCGGATACTTGCCACCGACGACGTTGCCAAATAGTTTGGCTTTAGTTCCCCCCGCGCCCGCGCCCGGCACCGCTGTTTATGCACTGGACGAGGCTGTCAGCAAAGCCAACCTCACGCTGCAAGGCTCTCCACGTTGGCAACAGGCAACGAGCGATGCAGATCTATCGTTCCCTCACGTAGCCGAAACCTTTTCCTGCTCCATGGGTATTCCAATTACCGAGGCCGACACACCGCATCTTTACATTTTGTTGCGGCGATCCTTCACCGACGCTGCTCTCTCCACCTACGCCGCCAAGAATCACTACAACCGAACTCGTCCGTTCATGGAAAACACTCATCCGACCTGCTCTCCACACGACGAAGCGTTCTTGAGGAAAGACGGCTCCTACCCATCGGGACACACCACCATCGGATGGGCCTGGGCTCTCATTCTCACCGAAATTGCTCCGACCCAAACCGATGCAATCCTGGCGCGCGGACGCTCGTTCGGAGACAGTCGCCTAGTCTGCAACGTGCATTGGCAAAGTGACGTCAACGAGGGCAGAATCATGGGCGCAAGCACAGTCGCGAGACTGCACGCAGACCCTGCCTTCCTCGCCGATCTCGACGCCGCCAAAGCAGACTATGAAATTGCCCACGCTAAGGAACTGAAACCTACTCGCGACTGCACCGCCGAAGCCGCTGCTCTCGCAACCCCACTCGCGACGGAAACAACGCCGACCGTACATTGA